The segment CGCCCGGCGGTCCGCGCCGCACGAACAGGACCGCAACTTCGGCCACTTCACCATCGGCGCCTCCCTGGGCCAGCTGGTCGGCCCGATCGCCGCGGGTGCGCTCATCGGCCGAGCCGACATGGCGGGCAGCAGCGCGCTCGCCCTCCTTGTCGCGGGCGCCGGCTGCGCGGTCGCGCTCACCTCGCTGTGGCGTCTCGAACCCCCGGACACGCGGCCCAAGTCCCGTGCGGGGCAGGGCGACCGGGTCCCCGTCGGCCGGATCCTGCACGCCCGGGGCGTCCCGGCCGGCATCCTGATCAGCCTCTCCGTGCTGTCCGCGACCGACATCCTCACCGCCTATCTGCCGGTGGTGGGCGAACACCGGGGCATCGCGCCGTCCGTCGTCGGCGTGCTGCTCAGCGTCCGCGCGGCCGCCTCCATCGCCTGCCGGCTCGTGCTCACGCCCCTGCTGCGCCTGCTCGGCCGGGCGTTGCTGCTCACCGTGACCTGTCTGCTGGCGGCCCTGCTGTGCGCGGGGATCGCGCTGCCGGTGCCGGTCTGGGGGCTCGGCGTGATCCTCGCGGTGCTCGGCTTCTGCCTCGGCGTCGGGCAGCCGCTGTCGATGACCACGGTCGTCCAGGCCGCACCCGAGGGGGCCCGGTCCACCGCCCTCGCGCTGCGCCTCACCGGCAACCGGCTCGGTCAGGTCGCCGCGCCCGCCGCCGCGGGACTGGTGGCGGGGGTCGCGGGGGTGGCCGCGCCGTTCGTGATGCTGGGGGCGCTGCTGCTGGTGTCCTCGGCGGTGGCGGTCCGTTCGCCGGGGGAGGCGCGGGGGGTCCCGGCGGCGGGCACGCCGGTGCCCCGGCGCCGGTCAGGACGGGGGTTGCGCCGGTCGAGCGATGTGTGACGGCGCGTCGGGCGGCGCTCCCACGCTCGCGCGCGCCGATGTGAAAGAGAGTCAGGTGCAAGAACGATTTGTATGAAAATCGTCCTGACTCGGAGGAATGCGCATGCCCAGCTCGACGCTCCCGTCCGCCCTCGGCTCCCGCCTCGGCGTCACGGCCCTCACGGTGCTCGCCGCGGCGGGCCTCACCACCCTCTCGGCGCCGTCCGCCACGGCCGTGGGGGAGGCCGGTGACATCAGGATCCACCGCGAGCAGGTGCCCCCGGGCGTCTCCAAGGACGACCCGGTGGCCTGCCGGTTCTACCTCGACGCCGCCAACTTCGGCGAGCTGCCGACCGTCGGCTACATCATCAAGGCGCGGCCCCCGGCCCCCGACACCGCCACCGTCACCGGCAACATCACCCTGACCGACGGCGCCGGGCACACCGACACCCTGGGGCTGGCCGAGGGCTCCTACACCCTCGAGTGGACCCTGCCGCCCGCCCCCGGCGTCCCCGCGGCCCCTTCGCCCAAGGTGAAGGTCTTCAAGATCAACTGCCCCGAGGGCCGGCGCGACGGGAACGAAGGCCCGAACCGTCCGATCACCGACGACGGCCGCGAGGCCGCCGCGCCGAACGGCCAGGGCGGCCGGCCCGGTGGCGGCCAGGGCGCCGGCCAGGGCGCCGGCCAGAACGGCACCACGCAGAGCACCGGCGGACGGGAGGGCGGCGCACAGGGCGGCGGCGCCTGGAGCGGCGAGAAGGGCGGCCCGGAGGGTGGCGTGCACGCCGGCGGCGGCGGCCTGGCCGACAGCTCCCCGGCCTTCACCCCGCTGGCCGGAGCCGCGGCGGTCGGGCTGGTGGCCGCCGGTGGATTCGCCTACTTCCGACTGATCCGCCGGCGCACCCATGGTGCCGCGTAGGCGCGGACGCAGGCCCTGGCACCGGACCCGTGCCTACCGCCTCACCAGGACGGCCGTGCTCACGGTCGTCCTGGTGACGGTCGGCGTCCGGTGCGGGGGGCACGACGGCCCGGCCGTGGCGGCCCGCGCCGGGGAGACGGCGTCCGGCGGGGCGCACTCCGGCCCGCCCCCCGGGGCCGGCCCGGACGGTCGCCCGGCGGAGAAGAAGGCGTCCGCCGCTCCCGCGCCCCCGCCCCGCCCGCTGCCACGGTCCCCGGCCACCACCCTGCGCGTGCCGTCCCTGGGTATCGACGCGCCGATCGTGCCGCTGCGGCTCGGTCCCGGCCGGCACCTCGGGACACCTCCGCTGGACCGGCCCTCACTGGTCGGCTGGTACGCGGGCGGTCCCACGCCGGGGGAGCGGGGCACGGCCGTCGTCGTCGGCCACCGCGACACCAAGACCGGCCCTGCGGTTTTCGCCGGACTCGCGCGCGTGGCCCGGGGCGCCCGGATCGAGGCCCGGCGCGCCGACGGCCGCACCGCCGTCTACACCGTGGACCGGGTGCGCGTCTTCGACAAGGCCACCTTCCCCGACAAGGAGGTGTACGGGCCGGCCCGCCGCCCCGAACTGCGCGTCCTCACCTGCGGAGGCCTCTTCCGGCGCGCGACCGGATACACCAGCAACGTCGTCGTCTTCGCGCATCTGACGGCGACCCGCTGACCGTCCGCGGGGGCGGGGCCGACGGGCACGGCGCGCCCGCTCCGCCGCCGGCCCGCCCCGCAGCCCCCGCCGTCCACGGCCCGCCGGTCTCGTCCCCGGCCGCGCCCCGGCGGCCGACGCCGGCTGAACCGGGGAGTCCGGTTTCTCACAGGTCGGACGGAAGCGTCCGATCCCGGCCGGTCCCTTCCCCCGGGTGCGCACGGTCCGTTAACTTCCGTGACTCACAAGCCCCGTTCGAGCCGCGCGGGGCGGGTCGGACAGCGGAGCACCGGCCGGGTCAGCCCGGCACACGAGTCCCCGGGGACACTTCTCATGACACGCGCCATCTCGTTGCACGACGTCAGCAAGGTCCACGCCCGAGGCGTCCGGGTCGTGGACCGGCTGTCGCTGGACATCACGCCCGGCGAGTTCCTGGTCCTGCTGGGCCCCTCCGGCTGCGGCAAGTCCACCGTGCTGCGCATGATCGCCGGCCTGGAGCAGATCACGGAGGGCGAGTTACTGCTCGACGGCGACCACGCCAACGACCTGGCCCCCTCGGCGCGGGACATCGCGATGGTCTTCCAGAACTTCGCCCTGTACCCGAACATGACCGGCCGCGACAACATCGGATTCCCGCTGCGCATCGAGGCCCCGGGCGCCGACCCCGGCCCCCGTGTGGACGCCACCGCCCGGATGCTCGGCATCGAGGACCTCCTCGACCGGTTCCCCGGCCAGCTCTCCGGCGGCGAGCGCCAGCGTGTGGCCATGGGCCGGGCCATCGCCCGGCACCCCTCCGCTTTCCTGATGGACGAACCGCTGTCCAATCTGGACGCCAAGCTCCGCAACCACCTGCGGGCCGAGATATCCCGGCTCACCAGGGCGCTGGGCGTCACCACGGTCTACGTCACCCACGACCAGGCCGAGGCCATGTCGCTCGGCGACCGGGTCGCGGTGCTGCGCGGTGGCGTGCTCCAGCAGGTGGGCAC is part of the Streptomyces asoensis genome and harbors:
- a CDS encoding MFS transporter encodes the protein MRPGRNRGWLLRLVIAFGFAQGAVSMARPAVSYRALALGADERAIGVIAGVYALLPLFAAVPLGRRTDHGRCAPLLPVGVVLISGGCVLSGVAGSLWAMALWSGVMGLGHLCFVIGSQSLVARRSAPHEQDRNFGHFTIGASLGQLVGPIAAGALIGRADMAGSSALALLVAGAGCAVALTSLWRLEPPDTRPKSRAGQGDRVPVGRILHARGVPAGILISLSVLSATDILTAYLPVVGEHRGIAPSVVGVLLSVRAAASIACRLVLTPLLRLLGRALLLTVTCLLAALLCAGIALPVPVWGLGVILAVLGFCLGVGQPLSMTTVVQAAPEGARSTALALRLTGNRLGQVAAPAAAGLVAGVAGVAAPFVMLGALLLVSSAVAVRSPGEARGVPAAGTPVPRRRSGRGLRRSSDV
- a CDS encoding class F sortase, giving the protein MVPRRRGRRPWHRTRAYRLTRTAVLTVVLVTVGVRCGGHDGPAVAARAGETASGGAHSGPPPGAGPDGRPAEKKASAAPAPPPRPLPRSPATTLRVPSLGIDAPIVPLRLGPGRHLGTPPLDRPSLVGWYAGGPTPGERGTAVVVGHRDTKTGPAVFAGLARVARGARIEARRADGRTAVYTVDRVRVFDKATFPDKEVYGPARRPELRVLTCGGLFRRATGYTSNVVVFAHLTATR